The DNA segment AATTGCTTTTCTGGCGAAGAGTGGAATTGGATCCAGACTGTGGGAGGTTGACTCATCAGAGTAGCCTGGCCTTGTTAATCCCTATTTCAAAACTGATTGCTACCATTTGATAAAAGGGGATTATCATATGTAAATTAAATACAATGACTGTGCCTGGCATTGTGGTGTTGGAGACCTGGGAGGAGACAGGTTCTTTTCCCCGAGAGGGAGTTATTCCTGTTCTAATGCTTGGTATCACATTGgagttcctcatttctttttccagtAGATAGGAAAGAGTTTAATATACTAATGTTTTCTTGTATTTGTCTACCTAGAGGAAAGGTCCCTGTGATGTATGTAGCATCAAAAATATAGGTACTTTActaattatacatttaatttttctctaaccAGGGGTGCGTCAACTTGAGATTATGTGCTGCTTTGGCTGCATGTCAGTTCTTGCCAACTACTTTGTGTTCATGACTTTCTTCCCAGCTTGCGTTTCCTTGGTTTTAGAGGTAAGAGCTGTTCTTACGGCATTAGTAGAAGAGTAACGTTTCTCATCAAATCTGTTCacttaaataaaatctgtacCTTCTAATGTAACACTGGTTTACTTTGTAGCTTTCTCGGGAAAGCCGTGAGGGTCGTCCGATTTGGCAGCTGAGCCATTTTGCTCGAgttttagaagaagaagaaaataagccaAATCCTGTTACTCAGAGAGTTAAGATGATTATGGtaatttcatagttttcttttcccttctgtatTTTCAGTTCCAGTGTTCCATATGTTCTGTTCATATGTtctgctttttgatttttttctccttcctgttatctttctacattttttgtctctttcattgatgttcctctttcttttttttccttgtctctcATTTCTTTGAGGCTCCTAGTGTCTCTCCCCTAAACAGATGTTTCAAAttcctttgctttatttctctttgcaaaCCTGTTTTTTTGCAACGTTTTCAGTAGTTTAGTAGGCCACTACTTTAGTCCCAGAGCAAGTGCAGGGCTTTCTTTTCATGCTGAGGGGAGACCATGAAAGATGGTGCCTGGCTATCCAGTTGCTAAGGATGAGAAGTTTAGGTGGCATTGATATGCAGAggatatataatttataacattttatttcagtctctaGGCTTGGTTCTTGTTCATGCGCACAGTCGCTGGATAGCTGATCCTTCGCCTCAAAACAGTACGGCAGAAAATTCTAAGGTTTCTTTAGGATTGGATGAAAGTGTGTCCAAGAGAATTGAACCAAGTGTTTCCCTCTGGCAGTTTTATCTCTCTAAGTAAGTTACCTGAGACCTGCTTTGTTGTGTATTAATCATAGTAGTCTGGTTACTAAAAGTTTAGGTTGTACCATTTTAATTTCTGAGtaataagtttttaatttcctttcttttatttagaatGATCAGCATGGATATTGAACAAGTTATTACCCTTAGTTTAGCTCTCCTTCTGGCTGTCAAGTACATCTTCTTTGAACAAGCTGAGACAGAATCTACACTCTCATTAAAAAACCCTATCACATCTCCTGTAGTGACCCCCAAAAAAGTCCCAGATGATTGTTGTAGACGTGAACCTATACTGGTCAAAAATAGCCAGAAATTCCATGCAGTGGAGGAAGAGACCAGgataaacagagaaagaaaaggtgatttcttgttctctttattttccatttttccaataCTGATTTGTTCAGAAGCTGCGTTcgttttaaaatgtatgttcacTGTTGTGAGATTTCGTTTGGTTTCTTGAACAGTTGAGGTCATAAAACCCTTAGTGGCAGAAACTGACACCTCCAGCAGAGCTACATTTGTGGTTGGTAACTCTTCCTTACTTGATACTTCACTGGAACTAGAGGCACAGGAACCTGACATTGAACTTCCCATCGAGCCTCGGCCTAATGAAGAATGTCTACAGATACTTGGGAATGCAGAGGTgaggaaaataaagttaattcAAGCTTtgtatctttttgctttttttaagaaaggaaggaaggaagttctcGCTACTGAGTACTTAATAAGTTCTGGGCACCGTGTTATGTGGTTTGCAGGTAGTGGTCTTTTTTATTCCCCACAACTTTGTGAGATAGTTGGAATTacctccatttttcagatgagaaagagaaagctgaggctccAGGAGGCGTATTTCCCAAAGTAATACATTATTTAGGAAATGGAaaagcagagatcaagagtccaagaTTTACTGACTCAAGAGACAGTGCTCTTTACCCTTTACTACCGTTTGCCAGAGAGATGAGCCACTACTCTATTCTCATGTGTGTTGGGGCCTAGAAAAGGTTTCATTCAAAAACGAGCttcaaagacagaagaaaagttttttgttttgttttctttttggtttgctttttaataAGCTTCATGCTCACCAGAcgcttgttttcctttctgatatCTGAGGGGGTATTCTGCCTACACGGCCGTAGGAGTTAATTCATGCTTTAGTGTGACTTTGTGTTCCATCCATATCTGCTTAATCATTCCTAATTTATGTGCACATGAGTGAGAGTAGcatcatgtttgtttttctttcactttcccTCATTGCTATTAACATGTGTGCCAATTTTTGAACTGTTTTGCTGTATACAGAGTTACCAAAACTTAGGGGGTGGCCATCAGAATCTgaattgtggttttgttttgttttgtttttctatgaaCTTCCCTTGCAAaatttggtgttttggttttaCATTTGTTTAGGGCCACATTTTTATAGagaatttgctttcattttgataTTCTTATTTCCATTCAAATCATCTTTAGAACTCCAAACTTCTTTGGGTTCTCCTCTGCTGAGCATTGTTTGTATTAAATGGTGTATTTGTTATGAAGAATACGAAGTGCGCTTCAAATTTTTTgtcatccccctcccacaactccttcccatttttttttttcatttctttagaaagGTGCAAAATTCCTTAGTGATGCTGAGATCATCCAATTAGTTAATGCTAAGCATATCCCAGCCTACAAGTTGGAAACTCTGATGGAAACCCATGAACGAGGTGTATCTATTCGCCGACAGTTACTGTCCAGAAAACTTCCAGAGCCTTCTTCTCTCCAGTATCTACCTTACAGGAACTATAATTACTCCTTGGTATGTTTTCTTGATTTGAGAAAGTTTGCTTTTGTAGCTTTTTAGTCTTGTAGCTTTAGTCTTCAGCtttttagtcttttctttttttgttttttaatttttttttaatgtttatttctgagagagggagagagagcacaagcaggggaggggcagagagagagggagacagaattggaaacgggctccaggctctgggctgtcagcacagagcccgacgcagggctcgaactcacaaaccgtgagatcatgacctgagccaaagtcggacgcttaaccaactgagccacccaggcgcccctagtcttttTCTTGGCTAGTCTTTTGTAtgtacataattttataaaacatttgtttaatcaCTTCActgtaattttgtattctgcttaTGATTATAGATCctagaaattcaaaatatttttcctgttgtttatAGTCATTGTCAATGACTTTTGTACTTTTAAATACTTACAAGGAGtagataaaaatgttgaaaaataaagggTTATGTTTGAAAACAGTTTTGGATGAGAAGGGCTGTGTATTTGTGATAGCAATTTTCACTCAGTACCTGACTTCCCCTTTTAGGTGATGGGAACTTGTTGTGAGAATGTTATTGGATATATGCCCATCCCTGTTGGGGTGGCAGGACCTCTGTGCTTGGATGGAAAAGAATACCAGGTGCCGATGGCGACAACAGAAGGTTGTCTTGTGGCCAGCACTAACAGAGGCTGCAGAGCAATAGGTGTAAGTAGGCATTTCTGTATTTGCCTGTTTTAAGATATGCACTAGGCCAGGCAATGAGAAGAGATCTGGGGCCAAGCAGAAGTGTTTTCAGGATTAACGTGCTTCCGTAACTTCCTCTGCATAGCTTGGTGGAGGTGCCAGCAGCCGAATCCTTGCAGATGGGATGACCCGTGGCCCAGTGGTGCGTCTCCCCCGTGCTTGTGACTCCGCAGAGGTGAAGGCCTGGCTGGAGACACCTGAAGGGTTCACAGTGATAAAGGAGGCTTTTGACAGTACCAGCAGGTGTGTGTGGGGTTTGTCtatgcatttatgtttatttcagagCTGGTGTCGTCATCTGTGATCGCTAAACATAACTGTCGACATACTGCCTGCTTCGGGTAATGTACCAAAATCTGAACTTTAAGTCCATTTATTCAAAATGAGTAATATTTATCCTTGGGGCAGAATGTTGGTCCAAATGAATACCTCCAGAGGAGTAAATAGGGAAAAATAGTATGATCTAGTAAGTTTGTGTGTTGGTTTTATAAgactcaggttttgttttttgggttttggtttatttagttttttgttttttattttgtttttttgatgtgtattcatttttgagagagagagagacagagggtgagtcatttttgacagagagagagagagagacagacagacagagggtgagcaggggaggggcagaaagagagggacacacagagtccaaagcaggcttcagactctgacctgtcagcacagggcctgatgaggggctcaaattcactagccatgagatcatgacctgagctgaagttggatgcttgcttaccagattgagccacccaggtacccctattttggttttttttgtttcagtttttaaaaaaaattttttttttttaacatttatttatttttgagacagagagagacagagcatgaacgggggaggggcagagagagagggagacacagaatcggaagcaggctccaggctctgggccatcagcccagagcctgacacggggctcgaactcacggaccgcaagatcgtgacctgagctgaagtcggatgctcaaccgactgagccacccaggcacccctgtttcagtttttatttaaatgttagtaagttaacatatagttgtaatattggtttcagaagtagaattcattgattcatcacttataatACCCaaggctcatcacaagtgccctccttaatgcccacccccacccacttctctccatcagccctcagtttgttctctatcatgaaGAATCTctagggattcctgggtggctcagtcagttaagtgtcaactctggattttggctcaggtcatgatctcatggcttgtgagattgagcccgagtcaggctctgtgccaaatagctggagtctgcttgggactctctctccctctctctctgcctctccccgactcgtgtgcacatgcactgtctctctctttctcaaaacaaataataaacattaaaaaagaaaaagaatgaaacagttgAATTAGAAATCTCCATGAGTATTCTCTTATGTGTAAAATCAGCTAAAGTAGATTTTTAAGATAACTTGCAtcttcttaacaaaataaaaaacattcactTTTGTTTATAGATTTGCACGTTTACAGAAACTTCATATGAGTATGGCTGGTCGCAACCTTTATATCCGTTTCCAGTCCAGGTCAGGTGATGCCATGGGGATGAACATGATTTCAAAGGTGAGCCTAATAGACTATAATAGAGTTTGTAAGACTGAATTCCCCAGGGGAGGGGAACTGGGTGTCAGGGAGGTAAGAGTGGGGAGTAGACTCACTGTATATGTTCTCCTGTATTTTTGAATTTGGTGCTGTGTGCatatactaattcaaagggttCATTGATGGAAAGATTTTTATTGAAAGCTAAATCTTGATTCATGTAACTTATCAGGCATTTATTGGCTctgatatatttttgtatttgataTGTTTAATTTAGGTGGAGTATTATGCATGTTCTGGGCCTACTCAGAAGGGGTGGGAGGATTCTTGGGGTTACTGCTCCTTGGCTTTGTCCTATAAACTTTGAAAGCTCACCTCTTTTAGAGACCTCAAGACTTGTATTTAAGAGGCCAAGTTCTTGTATGTAGTCCATTTATCTCCTTATAAGAATATTGTGTATGATTCTTAATCATTAGAGTATTTTATTCTactgatgttttcttatttacagatactattttttatttacaaatattcacaaatgtaaaatgttaaagtCAATTAGGTTAGCAAGATTTATTTTGTAGTTTaaccagagagagaagaggggggaataatgactaaaaacttaagttttaaaagttgCCAATAAATAGTatagtggttcctcaaaaaattaaaaatagaattatgatccagcaattccacttctgggtatttacccaaaagagttgaaaactaGGTTTCAGAGACTTATTTGTGCCCCTCTGTTCATAGCAGCAGCATTCACAGTAGCAGAGAGGTAggaacaacccaagtgttcatggacagatgaatggataaataaaatgttgtgtGTACATATAATGAGATATTATTAAACCCTAACAAAATAGGAAATTTTGACATGCTAAATGAACCTTGAGGTTCACTTGCTAAGTTAAATAATCTGGCtaataataaagacaaatactatgcGAATTCACACTTGCGAAGTACCTAGATTagttaaattcatagagacagaaagtggaagggtagttgccaggggctgaggaggaagggaaatagggagttgtttaatgggtttggagtttcaattttgcaagacaaaagagttctggagattggctgTACCGACAGTGTGAATGGACTTAACCCTGatgaactgtacacttgaaaatagttaagatggtaacttctatgttatatgtattttaccacagttgaaacagtttttttaattgcCAGTTAGTATGTTGGGCTACTGAGATATGGGTTGTTAACTGAATTAATTTCACTTAATTGGAAGTCTCGTTTACAGTTTTGTAAGGTAAATCCCAATGACTTCCCATTAACGACAGGATTTACTTTTATGTCTGACTTCTCTTTGCAGACTTGCTAACTTGGGTTTTTAGGTAACAATTTAATAACTAGAAGAGAGAATTTATTACTTGTTGATCATGGGTTGAGTTACTTACTACCAGTGACGTGATGATGAGTATTATATTCTCACtgaatgttttttaattcattttttaattttactattctCATTATTTCCCATCTACATCCTGTTCACCCATGACTATGAAgaactttgttttcattcttagaaggaaacataggagtcttatttcttttcttttaatgtttatttatttttgagagagagagacacacacacatagtgtaagcaggggaagagccgagagagagggagacacagaatctgaagcaggccccaggctctgagctgtcagtacagagcctgacgcagggctcaaacttacaagaggtagatcatgacctgagccaaagtcggacacttaatccactgagccacccaggcacccccataggaGTCTATTTCTGACTGAGAAGTTAGTCACTGTGATGGTTAATGAAACTATTATTTTATGCTCACTTCCTTTGAAGtatattatatttagaaatattgtaGTTATTGTGTTTATAAGTATTAGTATTACTAGATACAAATAAAGCCTCTGATCTATCAATAgctttgtacattttaattttgttgtgttgttgacagggcacagagaaggcactTTCGAAACTTCATGAGTATTTCCCTGAAATGCAGATTCTAGCAGTCAGCGGTAACTATTGTACTGACAAGAAACCTGCAGCTATAAATTGGATAGAGGGAAGAGGGAAGTCTGTGGTTTGTGAAGCTGTCATTCCAGCCAAGGTTGTCAGAGAAGTGAGTGATTGgatgatcattttattttgtaaattggtTTAAAAATTGGGAAAGGAATATTAACATTCTGAGTGAAGTTTAACATATGGATGGACGTGTTATGTTAAAGATGACTGTGGGATCACATCTTGCCCACCTGTGTATGGTATTCACAGGAACAAGCTTTACTGATACTCTTCACTGAGGACAAGGCCTCAGTGGGGCCATATCTAAACTCTCTTGGTTTCCGGAGGACAGAAAGATAGAGCTGGGTAACATGCCCTGAGTCTTCTGGGAGAACATGTAAAATGTGCACAACTCTGTTTGCTAGGTATTAAAGACGACTACGGAAGCTTTGATTGAGGTCAACATTAATAAGAATCTGGTGGGCTCTGCCATGGCCGGGAGCATTGGAGGTTACAACGCCCATGCGGCGAACATCGTAACCGCCATCTACATTGCCTGTGGACAGGTGAGGGCTCCAGCCTCTCCTTCTCTTGTCTTGGGTTGTTCTAAGTTGAGAGAAGTTTtatacttctcctttttattttttcaggatgCAGCACAGAATGTTGGTAGTTCAAACTGTATTACTTTGATGGAAGCAAGCGGCCCCACGAATGAAGATCTGTATATCAGCTGCACCATGCCGTCTATAGAAATAGGAACTGTGGGCGGTGGGACCAACCTGCTCCCTCAGCAAGCTTGTTTGCAGGTATGACGCCTCAGCCCCAAAGCCTGGTGACCTCAGGCCAGTTCTGACTtgctgggattctctgtttctgccTGACATCCCATGTCACTCAGCTGTATTTTAGCTGGTCTTGTCATTCTTTTGCTTCTCACCAGCCTAACCCATTGTGTCGAAGCAAGCATGTTGAGACGTGTGCTTAGTAAATGAGAAGGTAGATTAAGAGAGGAAATGAATGTTCATCTATTCTGATTAAGTGCCCTGCAGACCAGGCTGTGGATGTTATGTTAACTATGGTGCATGTTATTGTGAGTACTGGCTGTCAAATCTTGGAGATTGTATACTTCTGGAATCCGTTCTATTCTTATGCCATTGTAGTTGCCCTTATTTTAGCTGATAGAGAAGGAAGTTGTTGCCATGAGTTTAAGGGCGAGTCCCGCTGTGTCTCTCCCTGGCTGCAGATGCTAGGTGTTCAAGGAGCATGCAAAGACAACCCTGGGGAAAATGCCCGGCAGCTTGCCAGGATCGTGTGCGGTACAGTAATGGCCGGGGAATTGTCACTGATGGCAGCGTTGGCAGCCGGACATCTTGTCAAAAGTCACATGATTCACAACAGGTAAGACTTACATATTTACTTAACATGTTTTCCTGTACTTAAAAATGCAGTACAAAAAACCTACTACTCACAGACAATAGTCCTAACTTAAAATTCTGCATTcgtgatattttatatattcctgctttgtctttttctgccaTAGGTCAAAGATAAATTTACAAGACCTCCAAGGAACTGGCACTAAGAACGCTGCTTGAATAGTCTGACAGATCTGAACTGAAACACGGGCATTGGGTTCTAAAGGACTAACATAAAATCTGTGAATTAAAAAGCTCAGTGCGGTGTTATGTTGACGATGAATAGACATGATCTGTGAGGTGACTGCTTGGTGTTTGGCTCTTTCAGGGATCCTTCTTTCCATGCAGATTTCTCGGATCTAAAAATAGTGTAGTGCTTTATGTGCTGTGCTCTCTGGAAGGAAAGATCTCAACATGGATATCATGCTCTGAACATCACAGGTTGTAACCTACAGCTCAGTTCTGAAAGAGAATACGAGATGGAAACAAGTGTTTTCTTTTGATGAAATCCATGGAGTTCGTGGTGATCAGTGTGAGATTGacccttctctccatcctcccctccctcctggttgAAAATGGAGTTTTAAATTATACTGTAGCTGACAAACTGATTTCATAATTAATTTATTGAGTCTGGGTTATAGAACTTAAATAAGagctaagtttattttttgtaaactAATAATTCATTTGGTGCTggtctcttttgatttctttttgggtAGCCATTGTGATTCTTCAGAAGGGGGCTTACTTTCTTCAAGGGAAGAATTACTCTTATTCCCAAACTACTGAATAATGTGCTAAGCAGTGCTAATAGTTCTCTGTCAAGAAAACAAATCACTGCATTCATCTCTGTAGGCTATTTGTTCAGAGAGCCCTCTTGTCTAAATATAAATGTCTGTCTAGATTGCTAGAACATTTCTTGTAGTGTAAGACTTTAAGAAACAAGAGTTTTGCACTCTTTAAATATACGAGAGCTCTTAATATTGCTTAGACAAAGGGGACTCTCTTTATCAAGAACGTACAAGTCTGACCTCTCAGAGCTCAGAGGTTGGAAAACACAGGCTTGAAAAAAATGCCGTTTCTCTAAGCCaactttaatttcttaaaagactTAAATTTATTTAGCTGAAAAATCTAGGTGGTTTTTTTGTAAAGAACTGTATCAAATCTGTATATGTTGTAATAAAACTTCTTATGCTAGGAGTTTATTGAAAGtgttcaagaaataaataaaaatcaacttgtGTACTGATAAGACACTAAGCTTGGGCCAGAAAACAGAGTTGTTTAATGTTGTCCAGGAAACCCTGGCTTGCCTTTCAAGCCCAGTGAAAGGGAAAGTCAGCTTTCAGAGCCAGTGAAGGTGCCACATGAATGGCCCTGGAGGAGCGTACTTTGTTCCTGTGGCCAGGAGGTTGGTGACCAAAACATTCACACAAGGCTCTTTGGATAGACccataaaggctctttgcttccTCAGGGGGTCAGCAGAGTTGTTGAATCTTAACGTTTTTTTAATGTACAAGTTttgtataaataataaagaactccttattttatattacatCTAATGTTTCAAGTGTTGGTCTTGGAGAGAGAAGATGGACTCTGAAGAATATTCCAGTAATGCCGTGGCAGCATGGAGAGCCTCTGAGTGATTGTGTCTGCATTACTGTTTTGGAAGATTGACCTTTGCTGTTGTATGTAAAGTTTAAATTGCTTCCGTTGTGACTTGCAGCCAGTGACTTATTTATCCGAACTTTTCATGGAAGTGGCAGTGAAAAGTGTGAGTCTTCATTCTGGTGACTGTAACCAATATTGTCTTGCTAAATGAATGTTTTGTACAATTACTAAATTGTATACATTTTGTTATACTTTTTTCCCAGTTCCAGTAAATTATGAAAAGGAGGTTAATATTGATTAGTGTAAGCAGTAACCTTTTTTTGTTTGGACTGACCGTTGGCCTGAGGCCTGAAAGCTTGAAAGTCAGGCCAGAGTGGTAACCTAAATACACCCACT comes from the Prionailurus bengalensis isolate Pbe53 chromosome A1, Fcat_Pben_1.1_paternal_pri, whole genome shotgun sequence genome and includes:
- the HMGCR gene encoding 3-hydroxy-3-methylglutaryl-Coenzyme A reductase isoform X2, translated to MLSRLFRMHGLFVASHPWEVIVGTVTLTICMMSMNMFTGNDKICGWNYECPKFEEDVLSSDIIILTITRCIAILYIYFQFQNLRQLGSKYILGIAGLFTIFSSFVFSTVVIHFLDKELTGLNEALPFFLLLIDLSRASALAKFALSSNSQDEVRENIARGMAILGPTFTLDALVECLVIGVGTMSGVRQLEIMCCFGCMSVLANYFVFMTFFPACVSLVLELSRESREGRPIWQLSHFARVLEEEENKPNPVTQRVKMIMSLGLVLVHAHSRWIADPSPQNSTAENSKVSLGLDESVSKRIEPSVSLWQFYLSKMISMDIEQVITLSLALLLAVKYIFFEQAETESTLSLKNPITSPVVTPKKVPDDCCRREPILVKNSQKFHAVEEETRINRERKVEVIKPLVAETDTSSRATFVVGNSSLLDTSLELEAQEPDIELPIEPRPNEECLQILGNAEKGAKFLSDAEIIQLVNAKHIPAYKLETLMETHERGVSIRRQLLSRKLPEPSSLQYLPYRNYNYSLVMGTCCENVIGYMPIPVGVAGPLCLDGKEYQVPMATTEGCLVASTNRGCRAIGLGGGASSRILADGMTRGPVVRLPRACDSAEVKAWLETPEGFTVIKEAFDSTSRFARLQKLHMSMAGRNLYIRFQSRSGDAMGMNMISKGTEKALSKLHEYFPEMQILAVSGNYCTDKKPAAINWIEGRGKSVVCEAVIPAKVVREVLKTTTEALIEVNINKNLVGSAMAGSIGGYNAHAANIVTAIYIACGQDAAQNVGSSNCITLMEASGPTNEDLYISCTMPSIEIGTVGGGTNLLPQQACLQMLGVQGACKDNPGENARQLARIVCGTVMAGELSLMAALAAGHLVKSHMIHNRSKINLQDLQGTGTKNAA
- the HMGCR gene encoding 3-hydroxy-3-methylglutaryl-Coenzyme A reductase isoform X1, which codes for MLSRLFRMHGLFVASHPWEVIVGTVTLTICMMSMNMFTGNDKICGWNYECPKFEEDVLSSDIIILTITRCIAILYIYFQFQNLRQLGSKYILGIAGLFTIFSSFVFSTVVIHFLDKELTGLNEALPFFLLLIDLSRASALAKFALSSNSQDEVRENIARGMAILGPTFTLDALVECLVIGVGTMSGVRQLEIMCCFGCMSVLANYFVFMTFFPACVSLVLELSRESREGRPIWQLSHFARVLEEEENKPNPVTQRVKMIMSLGLVLVHAHSRWIADPSPQNSTAENSKVSLGLDESVSKRIEPSVSLWQFYLSKMISMDIEQVITLSLALLLAVKYIFFEQAETESTLSLKNPITSPVVTPKKVPDDCCRREPILVKNSQKFHAVEEETRINRERKVEVIKPLVAETDTSSRATFVVGNSSLLDTSLELEAQEPDIELPIEPRPNEECLQILGNAEKGAKFLSDAEIIQLVNAKHIPAYKLETLMETHERGVSIRRQLLSRKLPEPSSLQYLPYRNYNYSLVMGTCCENVIGYMPIPVGVAGPLCLDGKEYQVPMATTEGCLVASTNRGCRAIGLGGGASSRILADGMTRGPVVRLPRACDSAEVKAWLETPEGFTVIKEAFDSTSRFARLQKLHMSMAGRNLYIRFQSRSGDAMGMNMISKGTEKALSKLHEYFPEMQILAVSGNYCTDKKPAAINWIEGRGKSVVCEAVIPAKVVREVLKTTTEALIEVNINKNLVGSAMAGSIGGYNAHAANIVTAIYIACGQVRAPASPSLVLGCSKLREVLYFSFLFFQDAAQNVGSSNCITLMEASGPTNEDLYISCTMPSIEIGTVGGGTNLLPQQACLQMLGVQGACKDNPGENARQLARIVCGTVMAGELSLMAALAAGHLVKSHMIHNRSKINLQDLQGTGTKNAA